A DNA window from Xyrauchen texanus isolate HMW12.3.18 chromosome 6, RBS_HiC_50CHRs, whole genome shotgun sequence contains the following coding sequences:
- the LOC127645650 gene encoding probable G-protein coupled receptor 160, which produces MDNLIPSLLLVLWLKSTLNWMVVVIQRHYMIRSFSGFFCISLTLIETLLGCVLTAIFHFEDVNIAGWRLTRYHVCLLTQITCFIYGVLHWPVFLLVCLDSFWTLSPNSADKPWTKSLTYTAGVCLIWILAAVYVFWFLDVSLLVGDEKNHCHLFSGPQSTQLFSALVLTVTCIVLYSYSPCEKWRVQLFLYYTKGTQTICLVCLRKIMLTFISTWASFLILMTILPLIPTEMHAHLQMNVVWLCFLNSFSVAMALCVRSFACNAKNSDSITDGFCSWSFCFTYEAEGWNYGPQKDKTYGHIQVKH; this is translated from the coding sequence ATGGATAACTTAATCCCGTCACTTCTGCTTGTACTGTGGTTGAAGAGTACGCTGAATTGGATGGTAGTTGTGATACAGCGGCACTATATGATTCGGTCCTTCTCAGGATTCTTCTGCATTTCCTTAACACTTATTGAAACACTCCTGGGTTGTGTTCTCACTGCCATATTTCATTTTGAAGATGTCAACATCGCAGGCTGGCGTCTCACCAGGTACCACGTATGCCTTCTGACCCAAATCACTTGTTTTATCTACGGCGTTCTCCACTGGCCGGTGTTTCTCCTTGTATGTCTGGATAGCTTTTGGACATTATCACCCAACTCAGCAGACAAGCCCTGGACAAAAAGTTTGACTTACACTGCTGGAGTGTGTCTCATTTGGATACTTGCAGCAGTTTATGTTTTTTGGTTCCTTGATGTTTCTTTACTAGTAGGAGACGAGAAGAACCATTGCCACCTGTTCAGTGGTCCTCAGAGTACTCAGCTATTCAGTGCATTAGTACTGACAGTCACCTGCATCGTTCTTTACTCATACTCTCCATGTGAGAAATGGAGGGTACAGTTGTTTCTATATTACACTAAGGGAACTCAAACAATTTGTTTGGTGTGTTTAAGGAAAATTATGTTAACGTTCATCAGCACGTGGGCATCTTTTCTGATTCTAATGACCATACTTCCTTTGATTCCAACAGAGATGCATGCACACCTGCAAATGAATGTCGTTTGGTTGTGTTTCCTCAACAGCTTCTCTGTAGCTATGGCTCTGTGCGTCCGCTCATTTGCATGTAATGCCAAGAACAGCGATTCCATAACAGATGGATTTTGTTCCTGGTCTTTTTGTTTTACATATGAGGCTGAAGGGTGGAATTATGGACCACAAAAAGACAAAACCTATGGCCACATTCAAGTTAAACACTAA